From the Apus apus isolate bApuApu2 chromosome 4, bApuApu2.pri.cur, whole genome shotgun sequence genome, one window contains:
- the SCRG1 gene encoding scrapie-responsive protein 1 isoform X3, whose protein sequence is MKMVSVLLLLSTLLGTPAVPSRRPSCYKRALKDHNCHSIPESTVNLRQIDHGLQDHFWEGKGCEVICYCNFNELLCCPKDVFFGPKISFVIPCNSQ, encoded by the exons ATGAAGATGGTCTCAGTGTTGCTTCTGCTGAGCACCCTGCTGGGTACTCCTGCCGTGCCTTCCCGGCGTCCCTCGTGCTACAAGAGGGCCCTCAAAGACCACAACTGTCACAGCATCCCTGAGAGCACGGTGAACCTTCGACAAATTGATCATGGTCTGCAAGATCACTTTTGGGAAGGGAAGGGTTGTGAGGTGATCTGTTACTGCAACTTCAACgaactgctctgctgcccaAA GGATGTATTCTTTGGACCAAAGATATCTTTTGTGATTCCCTGCAACAGTCAGTGA